The window TATTGTCTAAATTCTGCGCAGTATTTGATGCCGTACTGCCATGACCATGTTCAGTTTCGCTTTGATGAGCATTAGCAATATGGGGCGCAAAAACAAATACTGTGCCAAATAATATGCTAAACATTAAAAAAGATACTTTTTTCAATTTATTTTTTCTCGCTTATGCTTAAGATACTATCGTGCGGGTCAGCTCTTAGTCAAGCTACAAAAAAAGCCCCTCTTTATAGGGGCCTTGAGAAGCGGGAGGGCTATCCGCCGAGCTTAACTTTACTCTCAACGAATGTGGCAGTCTTGCGAATTTTAGGATCATACTTCTTCATCTCCAACTTATCTGGAGTATTGTGAGCACTTTTTCGAGTGTAATACAAAGATCCCGTTTCCGGGTTTTTCAATACTACAATTTGCCTTGCTTGCTTTTTTGCCATAACGATTACCTATTCTATCAGATAAATATCGCCCTGTCTAGATATCGAGCGTCAGACTTACCGGGCAGTGATCTGAGCCCATCACTTCTGGATATATTTCGGCAGATTTAACTTTGTCTTTTAAAGAATTTGAAACTAGAAAATAATCTATCCGCCAACCAACATTGCGAGCTCTAGCACCACCAAAGTTACTCCACCAAGTGTAGTAGCCATTTCCCTCATAAAACATCCTAAAAGTATCTACAAAACCGGTATCGATAAGATTTTGAAAACCCTCTCGCTCTTCTGGTGTAAAGCCAGCATTTTTAACATTATCTTTTGGTCGAGCCAGATCATCTTCGGTGTGAGCAGCGTTAAAATCACCACAAAACACCACTGGTTTTGTCTTTTCAAGCTCTACTACATATTCTAGAAATGCCCTATCCCAATGCTGATGCCGAAACTCCAAACGCGATAAATCTCGCTTAGAGTTTGGCGTGTAAACTGTTACTAAATAAAATTTGTCATACTCAGCGAGAGTGATACGCCCTTCATTCTCGGCATTACCATAACCATCGGTGAGCTGATATTTATTGGCAATATTTAACGGTAAGCCATTCATAATACTGAGGGCTGGCTGCTTAGAAAATATTGCTGTCCCCGAATAGCCAGGTCGCTCAGCCGAGTTCCAATACTCGGTGTAATCAGCTAAATCTATTTCAGCCTGCCCCGGCTTAGCTTTGGTCTCTTGCAGACATAAGACATCTGGTTGATGTTTTTGTACAAATGGTAAAAACTCATCCTTGCGCAACACGGCGCGAATACCATTGACATTCCAGGAGAATAACTTCACTTCTGACATACTGAATTATTATAGCAAAATAAAAAGCCCTCAGGTTGCCCTGAAGGCATCAAGATGAATTATAGCTAACTGAAACCCAATAGATTAACGAATACTAAGACCCATATCTAGCAAGTGAGTCTTTACCGCCACCGGGTCTGCGCTCTTGACGACCACCCGACATTCACCGCGGTTAAGACCCTGCACAACAACCGAACCTGGACCAAAATGGCCCTTAAGTTTCGAACCCAATCCATACATCAGCTTATTTGGACCCCTCACCACGATGGCTGATCGTGCCTGACCACTAGGTTTTGTCATCTTTCCTCCTGGTATATTCAAGGTGCGCGCAACAAAAAATCCGCCTAAGTTTTGGCGGATGGAACTGGTACTTTTAAAGTATTATCCAGAAATGCAGTAAGTACCCAAATCCACCCGCGCAGTGCGAAGGATAAGACCAAGATGGGTGGTGCTTACTAATTGCTTCATGACTTCATTTTAGCATGCCAACTGACTATCCGCAAAACATAAAGCCACTCCTGCCTAAGAAGATATTACTCTCCAGGCAGGAGCGGCCTTTTCGTTTTTCAAATAAATGGTGGATTATTCCCGCACCGACTTATTCAACCAAGCTGCTTAAGTTGATACTAAGCCGAGTGCTAGAGTCGGGCTCCCCCGTTTTGCTCTTAGCGGATCGTTTGTCTGCGTTTGAGCTGTAAGCTATTAAGCCGTTCGGCTTTCATAGCCCATTTTGTCGCCATCTCGTCCAACAGCTCATCGATGGTGCGCATGTCGCGTACGAGATTTTTTGGTGCTTTACGGAACCGACGTATTGGTTGCTTCATAGTAGAACCTCCTTTCGTCTTACCGTAGCCTTAGTATGGCACGATAGACTGAGAGGAAGCAGTGAAAAATCTCACAAATAAGTCTGAAATATTTATTTTTTTGGCAGTCGCTTAAGTAAGACCAGATAGCTAAAGCTCATAACAAAACAAATAATAAAAGTAACCTCTAGCCGACCAAAGATAAGTAGCACCAATAGTAATGCAACCCGGCCAATCGTTACGTAAAGTTCTCGAAATAGAAAATAATTCGACCAATCGGCAGCATTGCCCGCATCGGTATAAATTACTTTCTCATAAGCCACATCTAGAAGATGATAAGTGAAATTAGCATAAAAATTTGCAAGCGTAACACCAATTGGAGTCACCACAAATAGCCGAATCAGCCAGCTAGGTGCATGTGCCCAAACACCCCCCACTAGTCCCTGTCGCACACTCCCGTCCACTTTGCGACCATACCATAGCACACCGAAAATAGTAAAAGCCGTTGATATCGACACCAATGTCCCAACCTCCAGCACATTCTCTAAAATCATGTATATGAAAAGTGGCCAGAAAATATCATTACCCAACTGCAACACACCAAATCCAGCGTATGAGAGAGCTTTCCTTTTACTATCAGCCGTACGTAAATTCTTAATATTAAAACGATATGGTCTAGTTTTAAAATCTGGCGACATAAATAATGGCACTAAAGATAGAAGGATAGTTATTGCCGATACTATAAAATTAAGCCGATACGACCCCAAGGTAATCAGAACTGCCCCAAGCAAAGGCGCCATTACCTGTGACAGTATGATTAGAACTTTACCTATTGAGATTTCCTCACCTTCGCGCTTACTATCTTTAGCGTGAGTAAATTCAATATGATAGGCCGACAGATAGAGTCCTGAGGCTAAACCATAGAGAATGGCTAGAAGAAAATATAGCTCTGGCTGTTGAGCTAGCAATATGACGGCTCCCAAATATGCAATTAGGAACAGATCGCCGATCACCATGGTCTTCTTAATACCAAAGCGTGAATTACACCACATGCCAATCGGACTGACAATCATAAATATAACAAATTTAGCAATGTACAAAATTGCAACTTGGCGCAGACTATAGCCAAGCTGAAGTAAGTAGATCGGTACAAAAATCAAAATACTACCACGTGCTAAGCCCTTAGCAAATACTGAAAGATAAAACTGCGAAAGCTCTCGATTTTTTAAAAACCGTATGTACTCTGCTGTTGGTAAACCGTGCTGTGAAGGCATCTAAAAAAGTTAATTAGGTAAAACTACTAAAATAATCCCCATACCCAACAGTGCCACTAAAGTATAGCTAGCGTTGATAGCTAATATCTTTTTCGAACTACCATCAAATAATGCGTGTATCAGTTGCGGCGCAAAGACAAAGCCGGTCCACAACCAAAATGCTGAAATTGCTCCTTCAAGCCAAGTATCAGCAAAAGTGTATTGTACGAAGTGCGCTAAAACATAACTCACCAAAAGCCATAAAAGGCCAGTTAATAAATAGGATGTTCCGGCATTATTTTGTAAATCTGAGGCTTTTTTACCCATCAACTTCATCCATTGCTTACCAAAAAGTAGCTCCGAATACCAAATTGCTCCAACCACCATACCAAAGGCTGTGGCAGCAATCACACCCCAAAGATTAATTTGTACTGTCGGCATCTCGCCCTCCTCGTTTATTCTATATCTACGAAAGCTTGAGCGCTATTATGCGCTAGAACTACTGCTTGGTGCAAGGTTAATTAGCCTGAACCAACCGAAAACGCGGACAGATAACGCCGTTCACTTCTACCGAAGCAGTAAAGTCATCCGCCGGCCTGAGCCAAGGCGTAGTTATTTGGCTCGACTGATACAGTGGTACATATACAACATGTGGCTCAAGTGTGGCCTCCAACATAGCCGTCATTAAAACCAAATAGCGCTTCCCTTTATAGTGTTCATACACGCCAGGCTTTAGTTTAGGGCTAGGCGGTAAGTTTGGTGAGCCTGTCATAATCTTCTAGTTTAATCTGATGTTCTGAGAACTTATCACTACGACTCTTAACTTCAGCTTCATTTGTCGCAAGTGTCTTATCGGAAACTACAAGCCGAATTGGACAGCCCAATAGCTCCGCATCAGCAAACTTAGCCCCAGCTGAAACATCCATTCGATCATCAAATAAGACTGCATCTTCGCCTAAAGACTTGTAGAGTTTTTGTGCGGCTACTACAGCGTCTTCACTGCCAAGTACAACTAGATAATAGCGAAATGGCGCTACCTCAGCCGGCCAAATCAAGCCTTTTTCATCCGAAAAGTGTTCTGCAAGCGCTCCAACTAAACGACTGACGCCAATGCCATAACAGCCAGCTATGAGTTTTTGTTGCTTACCACCTGCATCGGTGTAGAAAACACCCAGGGCATCGGTATACTTACTTTCCAGAGGGAAAATATTACCCACTTCAATTGCTCGGCGCTCTACCAACTTATCTTTATCAATATCAGTGTCGGCGAGGCGAGCATCGTCAATTACTTCTTTATTAACAGCAATTTTGCGAGCTTCATCAATGTAGATCGTATCCTCACCGATATCGCTAAGCATCTGGAACTCATCACTAAAACGCGGAGTAAAGATACCACCATCAGCATAGGTTCGATAGGTAATATCGCCTATCCCCAGTCGCTCATACACGCTAATGTAGGCTTCGGCAACCCTCTCGTATATCGCAGCATGCTCTTCTTGATTGCGCGCAAAGCTATACATATCTTTCATCATAAACTCGCGACCACGTAGTAAGCCGGCCTGTGCCCGCAATTCATTTCTAAACTTAGTCTGGATTTGATAAACCAAAACTGGTAAATCCCTATACGAATTGATGTAGCTCGACAACATATCTACGATTGGCTCTTCGTGCGTGAGGCCCATCCCAAGCTCCGTACCATTTACTAGCTTGGTCTTAAACCAATTATCTACCTTATCATCACTCCACCGGTCAGTTTTTTCAAATAATTCACGCGGTTGCAAAACCGTCATTTGAACTTCTTGGCCACCAACAGCATTCATCTCTTCACGTACCACCCGCTTAATGTTTTCCAATACACGCAACCCCAGTGGAAGAAATGTATACACCCCCGCCATCTCTTTATGAATATAGCCAGCCTGAATAAGTAATTGGGCATTTTTTGCCGTCTCATCAGCCGGTAGGTTTTTACTGGTTTTAGTAAATAGTTGTGATACTCGCATATTTTCCTCTTTACTGCATTGTATCAGATGATTAGCAGTTATTTATCATCTACAAGATCTTTTAAAGATACCCCTTTAAGTATGGTCCGTACTTGCGCAATTGATACACACTCCATTAGCCGCGCCCTTAAGTGGGCGGCCCCGTCAAAACCCTGGATATAAATCTTAAAAAACCGCTTTAGAGGATCAAACCGCTTCTCATTTTCCTGCCAAGTTTCCTCAAAAATATCAAGGTGACGAGTTAGGGCAGATAATTGTTCCGCTACGCTATGTATGCGCTCATCCCGCTCAAATGCCCAAGGATCATGAAAAATCCCCCGACCAATCATCATCCCATCCAAGCCAGTTTCTGAAATTCGCACTTCTGCCATTTGGCGATTTAGCACGTCACCATTACCTACCAGCACCAGATCTGGTGCCAATTCATCACGTAAAGCCACAATCTCTTCTGCTAGCTCCCAATGGGCATCGACTTTACTCATTTCTTTAACGGTTCGTAAATGCACCGTTAAAGCACTAATATCTTGCTGCATCAAAAAGCCCAGCCACCCTCTTGCGTCTGGTTTAGTCCAGCCTAATCGAGTTTTTACGCTCACCGGTAAATTCCCCGCCCCTTCTTTAGTGGCAGAAATTATCTCGGCAGCTAATTCAGTAGTATTAATTAGCGCCGAACAACCACCATTCTTAATAATATCGCGTACCGGACAACCCATATTGATATCAATTCCAGCAAACCCACGCCCCGCTAGCTCGCTCGCCATATCCTTAAAATAGGCTGGTGTTGTGCCCCAAATTTGAGCAATTACCGGACCTTCAGCTTGGTGCAAGTGCAGACGTCGTTCAATTGCTTGACGTCCCGGTGAACAAAACCCTTCCACACTGGCAAACTCCGTAAAATATAGATCGGCCGGCGCAAGTTCGTGTACTAACCGACGAAATACTACATCCGTCACATCATCCATCGGTGCCAAGGCGGCAAATGGTTGCGAGCGCAGAGAATTCCAAATATTTTCTTGACTATCCATAACCAAAATATAACCGTACGAGTTTACCAAAAACCAACTCCTCAAATCAAGAGAGGCTCACGCTTATGCTTGACTTAACCGAGAAATCAGGTTAACTTACACGAGTAGAAGTATTTAAATAAATTAAGGAGTTCCTTATGGATTCAGCCGTAATGGAAATGGAATCTGTTCAGAATACATCTTGGTGGATTCTCATTCTAAGAGGCATTCTTGCAATCTTGTTCGGTATGGCAATGTTGCTTTGGCCAGGCATTACACTATTAACAGCAGCTGTTGTGTTTGCGCTATTTATTTTGGTATCGGGTATTGTTGATATTGTTTCTTCAATCATGCAGATCCGCAAAAATAGCTCATGGTGGCTAACCCTACTGTTGGGTATTGTCCAGGTGGCTGCCGGTGCATACATCGCTCAGCGACCAGGCATTACGCTAGCCGTACTGATACTGGTTATCGGTTTTGTATTAATCGTACGTGGCCTGTTTGAGTTCATCGCAGCTTTCGACTTTCAGGGTTCGATGCGCGCCCTATTGATTGTAGTCGGTATCATTACTGCCCTAGCCGGAGTTTTTGTACTGCGACACCCACAAACTGGCGGTATCGCCTTTGCCTGGCTCTTGGGAATTTACGGCCTAATTGCAGGGCCAGTAGCGATTGCCCTAGGCATTCAAGCTAAGCAGTACCAAGATAAGCTTAAAGCTAAAAATTAAAATAGAGTTTAGGCTCTAAACATATTTACCAAATGCCCGAGTTAGCGCTCGGGTTTTTGGTAAATAAAAACGCAACCCCTAAGCTTAAGGGGTTGCATAACAAATTTTAC is drawn from bacterium and contains these coding sequences:
- the rpmG gene encoding 50S ribosomal protein L33, yielding MAKKQARQIVVLKNPETGSLYYTRKSAHNTPDKLEMKKYDPKIRKTATFVESKVKLGG
- a CDS encoding prolyl-tRNA synthetase, with translation MRVSQLFTKTSKNLPADETAKNAQLLIQAGYIHKEMAGVYTFLPLGLRVLENIKRVVREEMNAVGGQEVQMTVLQPRELFEKTDRWSDDKVDNWFKTKLVNGTELGMGLTHEEPIVDMLSSYINSYRDLPVLVYQIQTKFRNELRAQAGLLRGREFMMKDMYSFARNQEEHAAIYERVAEAYISVYERLGIGDITYRTYADGGIFTPRFSDEFQMLSDIGEDTIYIDEARKIAVNKEVIDDARLADTDIDKDKLVERRAIEVGNIFPLESKYTDALGVFYTDAGGKQQKLIAGCYGIGVSRLVGALAEHFSDEKGLIWPAEVAPFRYYLVVLGSEDAVVAAQKLYKSLGEDAVLFDDRMDVSAGAKFADAELLGCPIRLVVSDKTLATNEAEVKSRSDKFSEHQIKLEDYDRLTKLTA
- a CDS encoding tRNA-dihydrouridine synthase, with translation MDSQENIWNSLRSQPFAALAPMDDVTDVVFRRLVHELAPADLYFTEFASVEGFCSPGRQAIERRLHLHQAEGPVIAQIWGTTPAYFKDMASELAGRGFAGIDINMGCPVRDIIKNGGCSALINTTELAAEIISATKEGAGNLPVSVKTRLGWTKPDARGWLGFLMQQDISALTVHLRTVKEMSKVDAHWELAEEIVALRDELAPDLVLVGNGDVLNRQMAEVRISETGLDGMMIGRGIFHDPWAFERDERIHSVAEQLSALTRHLDIFEETWQENEKRFDPLKRFFKIYIQGFDGAAHLRARLMECVSIAQVRTILKGVSLKDLVDDK
- a CDS encoding DUF1761 domain-containing protein — encoded protein: MPTVQINLWGVIAATAFGMVVGAIWYSELLFGKQWMKLMGKKASDLQNNAGTSYLLTGLLWLLVSYVLAHFVQYTFADTWLEGAISAFWLWTGFVFAPQLIHALFDGSSKKILAINASYTLVALLGMGIILVVLPN
- a CDS encoding DUF308 domain-containing protein, which encodes MDSAVMEMESVQNTSWWILILRGILAILFGMAMLLWPGITLLTAAVVFALFILVSGIVDIVSSIMQIRKNSSWWLTLLLGIVQVAAGAYIAQRPGITLAVLILVIGFVLIVRGLFEFIAAFDFQGSMRALLIVVGIITALAGVFVLRHPQTGGIAFAWLLGIYGLIAGPVAIALGIQAKQYQDKLKAKN
- a CDS encoding DUF1653 domain-containing protein; this translates as MTGSPNLPPSPKLKPGVYEHYKGKRYLVLMTAMLEATLEPHVVYVPLYQSSQITTPWLRPADDFTASVEVNGVICPRFRLVQAN
- a CDS encoding MFS transporter, with translation MPSQHGLPTAEYIRFLKNRELSQFYLSVFAKGLARGSILIFVPIYLLQLGYSLRQVAILYIAKFVIFMIVSPIGMWCNSRFGIKKTMVIGDLFLIAYLGAVILLAQQPELYFLLAILYGLASGLYLSAYHIEFTHAKDSKREGEEISIGKVLIILSQVMAPLLGAVLITLGSYRLNFIVSAITILLSLVPLFMSPDFKTRPYRFNIKNLRTADSKRKALSYAGFGVLQLGNDIFWPLFIYMILENVLEVGTLVSISTAFTIFGVLWYGRKVDGSVRQGLVGGVWAHAPSWLIRLFVVTPIGVTLANFYANFTYHLLDVAYEKVIYTDAGNAADWSNYFLFRELYVTIGRVALLLVLLIFGRLEVTFIICFVMSFSYLVLLKRLPKK
- the xth gene encoding exodeoxyribonuclease III, whose translation is MKLFSWNVNGIRAVLRKDEFLPFVQKHQPDVLCLQETKAKPGQAEIDLADYTEYWNSAERPGYSGTAIFSKQPALSIMNGLPLNIANKYQLTDGYGNAENEGRITLAEYDKFYLVTVYTPNSKRDLSRLEFRHQHWDRAFLEYVVELEKTKPVVFCGDFNAAHTEDDLARPKDNVKNAGFTPEEREGFQNLIDTGFVDTFRMFYEGNGYYTWWSNFGGARARNVGWRIDYFLVSNSLKDKVKSAEIYPEVMGSDHCPVSLTLDI